A section of the Engraulis encrasicolus isolate BLACKSEA-1 chromosome 8, IST_EnEncr_1.0, whole genome shotgun sequence genome encodes:
- the glb1l2 gene encoding beta-galactosidase-1-like protein 2, whose translation MAERQGLRAESSHFTLQGAPFRILGGSIHYFRVPRGYWRDRLMKMKACGCNTLSTYVPWNLHEPERGLFNFKDNLDLEAFISLACELELWVILRPGPYICAEWDLGGLPSWLLRDKDMKLRTTYPGFTRAVSSYFDKLIPRIANLQFSHGGPIIAVQVENEYGSYSKDAAYMKYIKKAFMSRGITELLLTSDNREGLKCSGLNGVLRTINLQKISYGALQSLADMQPERPLLVMEYWSGWFDVWGDSHHIFPAEDMIAVVTKLLERGASINLYMFHGGTTFGFMNGAVDFGTYKPQISSYDYDAPLSEYGDYTSKYNLLRELLKTYNSEPLPDLPPLQGRQAYEPVLMSHHMSLWDSLAYAEKPFKSEEPISMENLPVHNGNGQSYGYTLYETTIQSGGSLNSRNNIRDRALVFVDKKFTGILDYRTQRLTIPTSKDTRTLSLLVENCGRVNYGEALNSQRKGLIGDIVLNNTPLKGFSVHCLDMMPSFLKGMHGGKWKSMTETTTCPGFFKGILLVDAGEPKDTFIKMPQQEWMKGVVFVNGHNLGRYWHVGPQKELYLPAPWLKKGINQIIVFEEQKSAGRINFAENPEHGRMIDVSKHPFCTII comes from the exons ATGGCAGAGAGACAGGGTCTGAGAGCGGAGTCCAGCCACTTCACCCTGCAGGGGGCCCCCTTTCGCATCTTGGGGGGGTCCATCCACTACTTCCGCGTGCCCAGGGGCTACTGGCGGGACCGTCTGATGAAGATGAAAGCATGTGGATGCAACACGCTAAGCAC GTACGTTCCTTGGAATCTACATGAGCCTGAGAGAGGCCTTTTCAATTTCAAAGACAACTTGGACCTAGA GGCCTTCATCTCTTTGGCATGTGAACTGGAGCTATGGGTCATCCTACGACCAGGACCCTACATCTGTGCCGAGTGGGATCTAGGAGGGTTGCCCAG CTGGCTCCTACGAGACAAAGATATGAAACTGAGAACAACCTACCCTGGCTTCACTAGAGCTGTGAGCTCCTACTTTGACAAGCTCATACCCAGAATTGCAAATCTTCAG TTCAGCCACGGAGGCCCAATCATCGCAGTCCAAGTGGAAAATGAATATGGATCCTACTCTAAGGATGCTGCTTACATGAAATACATTAAAAAG gCTTTCATGTCTAGGGGTATAACAGAGTTGCTACTGACGTCAGATAACAGGGAAGGCCTCAAGTGTAGTGGGCTAAATGGAG TCTTGAGAACCATCAATCTCCAGAAGATTTCATACGGAGCTCTGCAGTCCTTGGCTGACATGCAG CCTGAAAGACCGTTGCTTGTGATGGAGTACTGGTCTGGTTGGTTTGATGTTTGGGGCGATTCTCACCATATCTTCCCAGCAGAAG ACATGATTGCTGTGGTGACAAAGCTTCTGGAACGTGGTGCTTCAATCAACCTCTACATGTTCCATGGAGGAACAACCTTTGGCTTCATGAATGGAGCAGTCGATTTTGGCACCTACAAACCTCAAATTAGCAGCTATG ACTATGATGCTCCCTTGTCAGAGTATGGAGACTACACATCAAAATATAACCTGCTCAGAGAGCTGTTGAAAACCTACAATA gtGAGCCCTTGCCCGATCTTCCACCTCTTCAAGGTAGACAAGCTTATGAACCTGTGCTTATGTCTCATCACATGTCACTGTGGGACTCTCTGGCCTATGCTGAAAAG CCTTTCAAATCAGAGGAGCCAATCAGCATGGAGAACCTTCCGGTCCACAATGGCAATGGCCAATCATATGGCTACACACTTTATGAGACAACCATTCAGAGCGGAGGGAGCCTCAACTCACGAAACAACATTCGTGATAGAGCCTTG GTGTTTGTTGACAAGAAGTTCACTGGTATTTTGGACTACAGGACACAGAGACTCACAATACCAACATCAAAG GATACCAGGACCCTGAGTCTGCTTGTGGAGAATTGTGGCAGAGTGAACTATGGGGAGGCCTTGAATTCCCAACGGAAAG GCCTTATTGGGGATATTGTACTAAATAACACTCCTCTGAAGGGATTTTCAGTGCACTGTTTGGATATGATGCCCAGTTTCCTAAAAgg AATGCACGGGGGGAAATGGAAGTCCATGACAGAGACTACAACATGTCCCGGGTTCTTCAAGGGCATTCTACTTGTAGACGCCGGGGAACCTAAAGACACCTTCATCAAAATGCCT CAACAGGAATGGATGAAAGGAGtggtgtttgtgaatgggcataatcTTGGACGATATTGGCATGTCGGCCCACAAAAAGAACTCTACCTTCCTGCTCCTTGGCTAAAGAAAGGAATtaaccag ATTATTGTGTTTGAAGAGCAAAAATCTGCCGGGAGAATTAATTTTGCTGAGAATCCAGAGCATGGAAGAATGATTGATGTGTCCAAACATCCTTTCTGCACAATTATCTAG